A genomic window from Chlorobium phaeobacteroides DSM 266 includes:
- a CDS encoding ABC transporter permease has translation MISLAGRDILHGWGRFLLTGFGLGLLIGVTLSMAGIYRGMVDDANVLIDSSGAELWVVQEGTLGPYAEPSSIYDDTYRSIAGMQGVARAANITYLTMQVRCAQRDVRAMVVGVVPGGPGEPGQPGFLVAGRHITGSHYEAVADVNTGFAIGDTIAVRRNLFRVVGLTRRMVSSGGDPMVFIPLKDAGKAQFLKDNDMLLQQRRRTAANPLFNRQGAPGLLDAVIASQTTNSYVNAVLVQLKPGYDPELVAENIRRWKRLQVYTRPQMRTILVDKLIATSAKQIGMFLVILSIVSAAIIAFIIYTMTMAKIREIAVLKLIGTRNRVIAAMILQQALGLGAIGFVVGKIAATLWSPFFPRYVLLEPGDALRGFVIVMVISFLASILAIMAALRVDPAEAIGG, from the coding sequence GTGATTTCACTTGCCGGAAGGGATATACTGCATGGATGGGGACGTTTTCTCCTCACCGGTTTCGGTCTCGGCCTCCTGATCGGTGTAACGCTGAGCATGGCCGGTATCTACCGAGGAATGGTTGATGACGCCAATGTTCTTATTGACAGCAGTGGCGCTGAACTTTGGGTGGTGCAGGAGGGAACGCTTGGCCCTTATGCCGAACCATCGAGTATCTATGACGATACCTATCGGAGCATTGCCGGAATGCAGGGGGTGGCCAGGGCCGCCAATATTACCTATCTGACCATGCAGGTGCGGTGCGCCCAACGTGATGTACGGGCTATGGTAGTCGGTGTCGTTCCAGGTGGTCCGGGAGAGCCCGGACAACCCGGCTTTCTCGTAGCCGGGCGCCATATTACCGGTAGCCACTATGAAGCTGTTGCTGACGTTAATACCGGGTTTGCCATCGGCGATACCATTGCCGTCCGCCGAAATCTCTTCAGGGTTGTCGGACTTACCCGGAGAATGGTGTCATCAGGAGGCGATCCAATGGTATTTATTCCCTTGAAAGATGCCGGTAAAGCGCAGTTTCTCAAGGACAACGATATGCTTCTTCAGCAGAGGCGTCGCACGGCAGCAAACCCGCTCTTTAACCGTCAGGGGGCGCCGGGGCTGCTCGATGCCGTCATTGCCTCACAGACAACAAACAGTTATGTAAACGCCGTTCTGGTGCAACTGAAGCCGGGATACGATCCGGAACTTGTTGCCGAAAATATCCGGCGCTGGAAAAGGTTGCAGGTCTATACCCGACCGCAGATGAGAACGATTCTTGTCGACAAGCTGATTGCGACATCAGCAAAACAGATCGGAATGTTTCTCGTTATTCTTTCCATTGTAAGCGCGGCAATTATAGCATTTATCATCTATACCATGACGATGGCAAAGATCAGGGAGATAGCGGTGCTCAAGCTGATCGGAACAAGAAACAGGGTGATTGCAGCCATGATCCTTCAGCAGGCCCTCGGACTCGGAGCGATAGGGTTTGTTGTCGGAAAAATAGCCGCAACGCTCTGGTCGCCTTTTTTCCCGAGATATGTGCTTCTTGAGCCGGGCGATGCTCTTCGCGGTTTTGTTATCGTTATGGTTATCTCTTTTCTGGCAAGCATTCTGGCTATTATGGCAGCACTCAGGGTTGATCCAGCAGAAGCAATAGGAGGTTGA
- a CDS encoding TetR/AcrR family transcriptional regulator codes for MKRVVKNLSAERRRAVTVETVIELAGEKNPAEITTADIALRMKLTQGALFRHFPTKDALWESVMTWVAGQIFSRVDTAVAQTDSPLAALENMFKSHINFVAHHPGVPGMIFSELQRPVKSEAKKFVETMLSRYGERIKTLLQKGIELGEVDPDLDVAAASVMFIGNIQGLVMQSLIAGDTTVMLQNARPVFSLYKAGIIKR; via the coding sequence ATGAAACGAGTAGTTAAAAATCTTTCGGCAGAGAGAAGACGTGCTGTTACTGTTGAAACGGTCATTGAACTTGCCGGCGAAAAAAATCCGGCTGAGATTACAACTGCCGATATCGCGCTGCGCATGAAATTGACTCAAGGCGCTCTGTTCAGGCATTTTCCAACAAAGGATGCACTTTGGGAGTCAGTAATGACGTGGGTTGCAGGGCAGATTTTCAGCAGAGTCGATACGGCGGTTGCGCAAACAGATTCACCATTGGCAGCTCTTGAAAATATGTTCAAGAGCCATATCAATTTTGTCGCGCATCATCCAGGCGTTCCCGGAATGATATTCAGCGAGCTACAGCGCCCTGTAAAATCGGAGGCGAAAAAGTTCGTGGAAACCATGCTGAGTCGCTATGGCGAAAGAATCAAAACTCTTCTTCAAAAAGGAATTGAGCTTGGAGAGGTAGATCCGGATCTTGATGTGGCGGCAGCATCGGTTATGTTTATCGGAAACATTCAGGGTTTGGTGATGCAGTCGCTGATAGCAGGGGATACGACAGTGATGCTTCAGAACGCCCGGCCTGTGTTTTCTCTGTACAAGGCGGGAATAATTAAGAGGTAA
- a CDS encoding TRC40/GET3/ArsA family transport-energizing ATPase produces the protein MRILTFTGKGGVGKTSVSAATAVRLSELGYRTLVLSTDPAHSLSDSFNLPLGAEPTKIKENLHAIEINPYVDLKQNWHAVQKFYTGIFKPQGVSGVVADEMTILPGMEELFSLLRIKRYKTSGLYDVLVLDTAPTGETLRLLSLPDTLAWGMKAVKNVTKYIVRPLSKPLSRMSDKIAQYIPPEEALDSVDQVFDELEDIREILTDNQKSTVRLVMNAEKMSIKETMRALTYLNLYGFKVDMVLVNRLLDTKENSGYLENWKTIQQKYLGEIEQSFSPLPVKKLRMYEEEIVGLKALELFARDMYGETDPADMMYDEPPIKFVRTGDIYEVQLKLMFANPVDIDVWVTGDELYVHIENQRKIITLPISLTGLEPGDAYFKNKWLHIPFDLDNHKQHKTTKQYNKALN, from the coding sequence ATGCGTATTTTAACGTTTACCGGAAAAGGCGGCGTAGGAAAGACAAGTGTTTCTGCAGCTACAGCTGTTCGATTATCGGAGCTTGGTTATCGTACGCTTGTCCTTTCAACAGATCCTGCGCATAGTCTGTCGGATTCGTTCAATCTTCCTCTTGGCGCCGAGCCAACAAAGATCAAGGAAAATCTTCATGCCATCGAGATTAATCCCTATGTTGATCTGAAGCAGAATTGGCATGCTGTTCAGAAATTCTATACAGGAATATTCAAGCCCCAGGGCGTATCGGGTGTTGTCGCCGATGAGATGACCATTCTTCCGGGAATGGAAGAGCTGTTTTCCCTTTTGAGGATAAAACGTTATAAAACTTCAGGACTCTACGATGTTCTCGTACTCGATACCGCTCCGACAGGTGAAACCCTTCGCTTGCTCTCTCTGCCGGACACGCTTGCATGGGGCATGAAAGCCGTTAAAAATGTTACCAAATATATCGTTCGGCCACTCAGCAAGCCCCTCTCCCGGATGTCTGACAAGATCGCGCAATATATTCCACCTGAAGAAGCGCTGGATTCTGTCGATCAGGTTTTTGATGAACTTGAAGATATTCGCGAGATTCTGACCGATAATCAGAAATCGACTGTCCGTCTGGTGATGAATGCTGAAAAGATGTCGATAAAGGAGACGATGCGAGCACTTACCTATCTCAATCTGTATGGTTTCAAAGTCGATATGGTGCTGGTAAACCGGTTGCTTGACACTAAGGAAAACAGCGGATATCTTGAAAACTGGAAAACCATTCAGCAGAAATATCTTGGAGAGATCGAACAGAGTTTTTCGCCTCTTCCGGTTAAAAAACTCAGGATGTATGAAGAAGAGATTGTTGGTCTCAAGGCACTTGAGCTTTTTGCCCGGGATATGTATGGCGAAACTGATCCTGCCGATATGATGTACGACGAACCGCCGATCAAGTTCGTTCGCACGGGTGATATTTATGAGGTACAGTTAAAGCTTATGTTTGCCAATCCCGTTGATATCGATGTATGGGTTACTGGTGATGAACTCTATGTACATATCGAAAACCAGCGCAAGATTATCACGCTTCCGATCAGTTTAACCGGACTTGAACCGGGAGATGCCTATTTCAAGAACAAGTGGCTGCACATTCCTTTTGATCTTGACAATCATAAACAACACAAGACAACAAAGCAGTACAATAAAGCTCTTAATTGA
- a CDS encoding class I SAM-dependent methyltransferase encodes MSDPSWNSQNKFNQKAAGWDENPRRKLLAETIATAIIATVTPQPTMQALEFGCGTGLVTLAIAPLVSSLTAVDTSEEMLGVLRGKISENNIGTVQLICTDLSSPHSDVFSEEQFNLIYSSMTLHHISEPGDFLRQIIRYLAPGGTIAIADLDKEDGYFHDDPDEKVHHGFERSQLSVMLQEAGLDAPVFSTPLVMEKTNRTGITKPYSIFLVTAHKPLL; translated from the coding sequence ATGTCAGATCCATCATGGAACAGTCAGAATAAATTCAATCAGAAGGCTGCCGGCTGGGATGAAAATCCGCGGCGAAAGCTTCTTGCCGAAACGATAGCAACAGCAATAATAGCAACCGTTACCCCGCAACCAACAATGCAGGCACTTGAATTCGGATGCGGCACCGGTCTGGTAACGCTTGCTATAGCCCCTCTGGTATCATCCCTCACGGCTGTCGACACGTCAGAAGAGATGCTTGGCGTGCTTCGCGGAAAAATATCGGAAAACAACATCGGCACGGTTCAACTCATCTGTACCGACCTTTCCAGTCCTCATTCTGATGTTTTTTCCGAAGAACAGTTCAATCTGATTTACAGCAGCATGACGCTGCACCATATCAGCGAACCGGGAGATTTTCTCCGTCAGATTATCCGATACCTTGCACCCGGAGGAACCATCGCTATCGCCGATCTCGACAAAGAGGACGGGTATTTTCATGATGATCCCGATGAAAAGGTTCATCATGGTTTTGAACGCAGCCAACTCTCCGTCATGCTGCAGGAAGCAGGACTTGACGCCCCTGTATTTTCAACCCCGTTGGTCATGGAAAAAACAAACCGGACGGGAATAACGAAACCTTATTCAATATTTCTTGTTACGGCCCATAAGCCGCTATTGTAA
- a CDS encoding ABC transporter ATP-binding protein, with amino-acid sequence MSLQGIVIEGLKKQYGSGETLVDALKGVDMQVAPGEVVGLIGPSGSGKSTLLKCLGAVIEPSSGRMTLGDLVIFDGQWKIPDLRALRRDKIGFVFQAPYLIPFLDVTDNVALLPMLAGERNSEARSRAMELLEALDIGHRSKAMPSQLSGGEQQRVAIARALINRPPVILADEPTAPLDSHRALAVIGILNEMARQYETAIIIVTHDEKIIPTFKRIYQIRDGRTHEEVGEGKSPSEQLKTYLE; translated from the coding sequence TTGTCTCTACAAGGCATAGTGATCGAAGGGCTCAAAAAACAATATGGAAGCGGCGAAACCCTTGTCGATGCCCTTAAGGGGGTTGATATGCAGGTTGCGCCCGGCGAGGTTGTGGGGCTTATCGGCCCCTCAGGGTCCGGTAAAAGCACCTTGCTGAAATGCCTTGGGGCGGTTATCGAGCCTTCGTCAGGCAGAATGACTCTGGGGGATCTGGTGATTTTTGATGGTCAATGGAAAATTCCGGATCTTCGGGCGCTTCGCCGCGATAAAATAGGCTTTGTGTTTCAGGCGCCCTATCTGATTCCCTTTCTTGATGTGACCGATAATGTCGCGTTGCTTCCGATGCTCGCAGGTGAACGAAACAGTGAGGCCCGCAGCCGGGCGATGGAGCTTCTTGAAGCTCTCGACATAGGGCATCGGTCAAAAGCCATGCCCTCGCAGCTCTCGGGTGGTGAGCAGCAGCGCGTGGCTATTGCCAGGGCGCTTATCAATCGTCCGCCGGTGATTCTCGCCGATGAACCGACAGCTCCGCTCGACAGTCATCGTGCGCTTGCGGTGATCGGCATCCTTAATGAGATGGCCCGTCAGTATGAGACGGCTATTATCATCGTAACCCATGATGAAAAAATCATACCTACCTTTAAGCGGATCTATCAAATTCGCGATGGTCGCACTCATGAAGAGGTTGGTGAGGGAAAATCTCCTTCGGAACAGCTTAAAACCTATTTGGAATGA
- a CDS encoding L-2-amino-thiazoline-4-carboxylic acid hydrolase translates to MNIHNTSFLAVTHQKFDVYKKLSEQSGPEQAWVQMLRYYPDEQIKRMMPFLDKSSLAEGFALGIPFLKSIGIGAVVVDISNNGIDGALEIHKQCPYMKISKKYGFAEPCHIICEIEMEIIRRAFPGIKAEIISRKAYDSSVCVFKYERRVR, encoded by the coding sequence ATGAACATTCACAACACCAGTTTTTTGGCTGTGACACATCAGAAATTTGATGTGTACAAGAAACTAAGCGAACAATCGGGACCTGAGCAGGCTTGGGTACAAATGCTGAGATATTATCCTGACGAGCAGATAAAGCGTATGATGCCGTTCCTTGACAAATCATCACTTGCCGAAGGATTTGCTCTCGGCATACCCTTTTTAAAAAGTATCGGCATAGGGGCCGTTGTCGTGGATATTTCAAATAATGGAATAGACGGAGCACTCGAAATACATAAGCAATGTCCGTACATGAAAATCTCTAAAAAATACGGCTTTGCGGAACCTTGCCATATTATCTGTGAAATTGAGATGGAGATTATTCGGAGAGCTTTTCCCGGAATAAAAGCAGAAATCATCAGCCGAAAGGCTTATGATAGTAGTGTCTGCGTGTTTAAATACGAGCGCCGTGTCAGATAA
- a CDS encoding chloride channel protein, whose protein sequence is MKLSPKKKGSLSRKGLAFFYSISRRSRYFKGTFQQFFRLTLKYFLVQLNLNQDIPFLFVAVGVGLLTGYVAVVFHDAIMVISTICFTGIPSLASAPFFEKYRMIMLPLIPAFGGLLVGLYNAFVVKERPGHGLASVIKAVAQNDGVLNRKLWIHRSITSVLSIGTGGGGGREAPIVQVGAAIGSTVAQVLKFSPNKTRTLLGCGAAAGLAAVFNTPIGGVMFAIEVLLGDFSVKTFSPIVIAAVIGTVLSRSFLGNSPTFQVHEYTLVSNTELVFYFLLGILAGLSAVLFIRIYYAIEEWFERIEKRWKIPVWAMPAIGGFMAGLICLWLPGLYGFSYEAINTALLGNESWTNMVGIYFLKPVVAALSVGSGGSGGMFAPAMKMGAMLGGMFGNAVHMLFPEITATSGAYALVGMGALTAGIMRAPLSVILILFEITGQYEIVLPIMFAAVTSALIARLVYRHSMETYVLEKEGVRVGFGIALSVAEHINISDVIKKNYIKFTNTVRATVIIDTFYNTPESCFLVTDNRGRFSGLIRLDEMRILLREGLPDGLIAEDVTKKDVPVLYNTSKLDEALKLFEITDYDMLPVLDEETDILLGVVHQEEAFAYYRKQLNLYSST, encoded by the coding sequence ATGAAACTATCACCTAAAAAAAAGGGGAGTCTCAGCAGAAAGGGGCTGGCTTTTTTTTACAGTATTTCAAGGCGAAGCAGGTATTTCAAAGGGACTTTTCAACAGTTTTTCAGGCTGACTTTAAAATATTTCCTTGTTCAACTGAATCTGAACCAGGATATTCCGTTTTTGTTTGTGGCTGTAGGAGTTGGCCTTCTTACCGGATATGTGGCTGTGGTGTTTCACGATGCTATTATGGTAATCAGTACCATCTGTTTTACAGGAATTCCTTCGTTGGCAAGTGCGCCTTTTTTTGAGAAGTACCGGATGATTATGCTTCCACTCATTCCCGCTTTCGGCGGTCTTCTTGTCGGTCTCTATAACGCGTTTGTGGTAAAGGAGCGTCCGGGACACGGGCTTGCGTCAGTAATCAAGGCCGTTGCTCAGAATGATGGTGTTCTTAACCGTAAGCTCTGGATTCACAGAAGCATAACATCGGTATTAAGCATCGGTACAGGCGGCGGTGGTGGACGAGAAGCGCCGATTGTTCAGGTTGGCGCAGCAATTGGTTCAACTGTTGCTCAGGTGCTGAAATTCTCGCCAAATAAAACCCGTACCCTCCTTGGTTGCGGGGCGGCTGCCGGGCTCGCCGCAGTTTTCAATACGCCTATCGGTGGCGTTATGTTTGCCATTGAGGTGCTGCTTGGAGATTTCAGCGTGAAGACCTTCAGTCCTATTGTGATTGCCGCCGTTATCGGCACCGTGCTTTCAAGAAGTTTTCTTGGCAATTCCCCGACATTTCAGGTTCATGAGTATACCCTTGTTTCAAATACAGAGCTGGTTTTTTATTTTCTTCTCGGCATTCTTGCCGGTCTTTCGGCGGTTTTGTTTATCAGAATCTATTACGCCATAGAGGAGTGGTTCGAGAGAATTGAAAAACGGTGGAAAATTCCGGTATGGGCAATGCCTGCAATCGGCGGGTTCATGGCCGGTCTGATCTGTTTATGGCTTCCCGGACTGTATGGGTTTTCCTATGAAGCTATTAACACGGCTCTGCTTGGTAATGAAAGCTGGACCAACATGGTTGGTATCTATTTTCTCAAACCGGTTGTTGCAGCTCTATCGGTTGGTTCCGGCGGTTCCGGAGGCATGTTTGCACCAGCCATGAAAATGGGCGCAATGCTTGGCGGTATGTTCGGCAATGCCGTCCATATGCTTTTCCCTGAAATCACGGCAACGTCGGGAGCTTACGCCCTTGTCGGCATGGGCGCCCTGACAGCCGGGATCATGAGAGCCCCGCTGTCGGTGATTCTCATTCTTTTTGAAATAACCGGCCAGTATGAAATCGTATTGCCCATCATGTTTGCCGCCGTAACATCAGCTCTCATTGCCCGGCTTGTTTACCGTCACAGTATGGAAACCTACGTTCTTGAAAAAGAGGGGGTCAGAGTAGGATTTGGTATCGCGCTTTCAGTGGCCGAGCATATCAATATTTCAGATGTTATAAAAAAAAACTACATAAAATTTACAAACACCGTTCGAGCAACAGTCATCATCGATACTTTTTACAATACGCCTGAATCATGTTTTTTGGTTACGGATAACAGGGGAAGATTTTCGGGACTCATAAGGCTCGATGAGATGCGTATTCTGCTCAGGGAGGGATTGCCAGACGGGCTGATTGCGGAGGATGTGACAAAAAAGGATGTTCCCGTTCTTTACAATACGTCTAAGCTTGATGAGGCGTTAAAGCTATTTGAAATAACGGATTATGATATGTTGCCGGTTCTGGATGAAGAGACGGACATACTCCTCGGGGTTGTTCATCAGGAAGAGGCCTTTGCCTATTATCGCAAACAGCTCAATCTTTACAGTTCTACATGA
- a CDS encoding efflux RND transporter periplasmic adaptor subunit: MKIKTINKKLLGLLAVLIPLLLLFFYVALRSGPLASVPVTVATVETKQIIPVLSGIGTIEARHAYQIGAVTAGRVRQINVDVGDVVAAGQVMGEMDPVDLDERLAAQNAVVQRAEAAIVSAEALIREARAKKGFAAAQDNRYRLLQQARAVSVETLEAKHQEAEVAAGALAAAKAGVRAAKEELASAMAEYRGMVKQRHNLLLVAPVDGLVTSRNAEPGNTVSGGQTIIEMINPESLWIDVRFDQLQTAGLKAGLFAQMTIRSQPGRVFSGSVLRVELLADRITEETLAKIVFNVLPVPLPPVGELCEVAVQLPPLPAKPVVPNASIHRVDGRLGVWVVDGSKLRFVAVRTGAADRDGFMQVLEGLKVGTRVVVYSKSDLHAGSRIRIVSNKRNGTAL; this comes from the coding sequence ATGAAAATCAAGACGATCAATAAAAAACTTCTCGGCTTGCTTGCTGTACTTATCCCTCTGCTGCTCCTTTTTTTCTATGTGGCGTTGCGATCGGGACCTCTTGCATCGGTACCCGTAACGGTTGCGACGGTTGAAACAAAACAGATCATTCCCGTATTGTCGGGTATCGGGACCATTGAGGCAAGGCATGCTTACCAAATCGGCGCCGTGACTGCAGGAAGAGTCAGGCAGATCAATGTTGACGTGGGTGATGTGGTTGCGGCCGGGCAGGTGATGGGGGAGATGGATCCGGTCGATCTTGATGAGCGACTTGCGGCACAAAACGCTGTAGTCCAACGGGCTGAAGCCGCCATTGTATCCGCTGAGGCGCTGATTCGCGAGGCCAGAGCAAAAAAAGGGTTTGCAGCGGCGCAGGATAATCGCTACCGGTTGCTGCAGCAGGCTCGTGCCGTGAGCGTCGAGACATTGGAGGCAAAACATCAGGAGGCAGAGGTTGCCGCAGGAGCACTGGCGGCGGCAAAAGCGGGTGTCCGTGCGGCAAAAGAGGAGCTTGCTTCCGCTATGGCTGAATACCGGGGAATGGTGAAGCAGCGTCACAATCTTTTGCTCGTAGCTCCTGTTGATGGCTTGGTGACAAGCCGTAATGCGGAGCCGGGCAATACTGTTTCAGGCGGTCAGACAATCATTGAAATGATCAACCCGGAAAGTCTCTGGATCGATGTGCGTTTCGACCAACTGCAGACGGCTGGTCTTAAAGCGGGTCTTTTTGCGCAAATGACAATCCGCTCACAGCCCGGACGTGTTTTTTCCGGTTCTGTTCTGAGGGTCGAGCTGCTCGCTGACCGAATAACCGAGGAGACTCTTGCAAAAATCGTTTTCAATGTCTTGCCCGTACCCCTGCCGCCTGTCGGCGAACTTTGCGAGGTTGCCGTGCAGCTTCCTCCTTTGCCGGCGAAGCCAGTTGTTCCCAATGCGAGCATTCACAGAGTTGACGGCAGGCTTGGCGTATGGGTCGTTGATGGTTCAAAACTTCGTTTTGTCGCAGTTCGAACAGGTGCGGCTGATCGTGACGGGTTTATGCAGGTTCTCGAAGGCTTGAAAGTCGGAACACGGGTTGTGGTATACAGCAAAAGCGACTTGCATGCCGGTAGCAGAATCAGAATCGTCAGCAATAAACGTAACGGAACAGCCCTGTGA
- a CDS encoding transcriptional regulator, with protein MNNNKRSLDASFSVLRRKAEKKLEADRQNQPDRTPSYHEMKHVIHELEVYKIELEMQQEDLIQSRIETEEDLKRYIELYDFAPLGYFTLSRNGTIKEVNLAGSKILGIERSLLTGDRFGRFIRDEDLPVFNELLERVFSKRDPWFCEVMLLNESCSEHMPKGSLTEKQRDEGSKTIRIEAVLSNDGEECRIVLSDITAQKQLEERVGGVQAEKSESVKGEHHACAEEFDHQLLDKVIHSRIRLAAISYLNVVSRSGFVEIRDKINATDGNLSIHMKLLEAAGYIHCDKEFLERKPQTIYSITQKGRAAFNRYTGIVSELINCRNLDF; from the coding sequence ATGAATAATAATAAAAGGAGCCTTGATGCAAGCTTTTCAGTTTTGCGTCGAAAAGCCGAAAAAAAACTGGAAGCAGATAGACAGAATCAACCAGACAGGACGCCGTCATATCATGAAATGAAGCATGTTATTCATGAACTTGAGGTTTATAAAATTGAGCTTGAAATGCAGCAGGAAGATCTTATTCAATCGAGAATCGAGACGGAAGAGGATTTGAAACGATATATCGAATTGTATGACTTTGCTCCTCTTGGATATTTCACCCTTTCCCGAAACGGGACAATAAAAGAGGTAAACCTTGCCGGTTCAAAGATTCTTGGCATAGAACGCTCGCTCTTGACCGGTGATCGGTTTGGACGCTTTATCAGAGATGAAGATCTACCTGTATTTAATGAACTTCTTGAAAGGGTGTTCAGCAAGAGAGATCCTTGGTTCTGCGAGGTTATGCTTCTGAATGAGTCATGTTCAGAACACATGCCGAAGGGTTCATTAACTGAAAAACAGAGGGATGAAGGTTCAAAAACGATACGCATTGAAGCTGTTCTGAGTAATGATGGAGAGGAGTGCCGGATTGTTCTGTCGGATATTACCGCTCAAAAGCAGCTCGAAGAGAGAGTTGGCGGGGTTCAGGCAGAGAAGAGTGAATCAGTCAAGGGTGAACATCATGCTTGTGCTGAAGAGTTTGACCACCAGTTGCTTGATAAAGTTATCCATTCAAGAATACGATTGGCTGCGATCTCATATCTTAACGTGGTAAGCAGGTCGGGTTTTGTTGAAATCAGGGACAAGATCAATGCGACCGATGGCAATTTAAGCATCCATATGAAGTTGCTTGAGGCGGCAGGATATATTCATTGTGATAAGGAGTTTCTTGAGCGCAAGCCCCAAACCATCTACAGTATTACACAAAAGGGGAGGGCTGCTTTTAACCGGTATACCGGGATCGTTTCAGAACTGATAAACTGTCGGAATCTTGATTTCTGA
- a CDS encoding efflux transporter outer membrane subunit, translating to MRNTDLALLSFALLLSGCSAGPDFVRPEAPKSTRYTSTEVASRIDAEHIGREEAQIVVQGEVSDSWWEAFNAPKLNGLIAEALIKNPTLESAAAMLRQAEYLYKAKGGSTLYPRIDAVSGARREGINGSMTGQEGSQKTFNLFNASLVAGYTFDLSGGNRRQLESLAAKAGYQRFQLAGARLMLAADIASTAIRQAELSGQIAAMEKILAARRQQLQITRERQRLGASSGAEVFAMQAVAEQARAVLPGLRQQLAETRHLLAIFAGQSPDRGEIPSFLLQDFTLPRTLPLRVPSSLVRVRPDIQASEALMKAANADYGAAIAKSFPQITLGVDIGSTALTLASLFGGGSLVWGVAGQLVQPLFNRGTGAEQDAAKAGFDAAAANYRQSVLKGLKEVADVLTALENDAQTLSACRDADEAIQAELRIMESRYRLGSASFLEMLQAQDEAEQYRIELIKAESRRLSDTVAFYQAMGGSGK from the coding sequence ATGAGAAATACAGACTTGGCGTTACTCTCTTTTGCCCTTCTCTTATCAGGCTGCAGTGCGGGTCCGGATTTTGTTCGACCTGAAGCGCCGAAGAGCACCCGCTACACGTCAACTGAGGTTGCGTCTCGCATTGATGCGGAACATATCGGAAGGGAAGAGGCGCAGATCGTTGTTCAAGGTGAGGTTTCAGACTCATGGTGGGAGGCATTCAACGCTCCAAAACTCAATGGGCTGATAGCGGAAGCATTAATAAAAAATCCGACTCTTGAGTCCGCGGCAGCTATGCTTCGCCAGGCTGAATATCTCTATAAAGCTAAAGGCGGATCGACCCTCTATCCACGGATCGATGCGGTTTCCGGCGCCCGGAGAGAGGGTATAAACGGGAGTATGACGGGGCAGGAAGGCAGTCAAAAAACCTTTAATCTTTTCAACGCTTCTCTTGTTGCCGGTTACACGTTTGATCTTTCCGGAGGAAACCGTCGGCAGCTGGAATCTCTTGCGGCAAAGGCCGGTTATCAGCGTTTTCAACTTGCAGGCGCACGATTGATGCTTGCCGCCGATATAGCATCAACAGCAATTCGTCAGGCAGAGCTTTCCGGCCAAATTGCGGCGATGGAAAAAATACTGGCCGCACGTCGCCAGCAGCTTCAGATAACCCGCGAACGTCAGCGCCTCGGAGCTTCGTCGGGAGCAGAAGTTTTTGCCATGCAGGCCGTTGCGGAGCAAGCCCGGGCGGTTTTGCCCGGCTTGCGTCAACAACTTGCCGAAACAAGACATCTGCTTGCCATTTTTGCAGGTCAATCGCCGGATAGAGGAGAAATACCCTCGTTTCTGTTACAGGATTTTACGCTGCCTCGCACGCTGCCGCTCAGGGTGCCATCATCTCTTGTTCGAGTGCGACCTGATATTCAGGCATCCGAAGCCCTTATGAAAGCGGCAAATGCCGATTATGGTGCAGCCATAGCGAAATCATTCCCTCAGATAACCCTGGGGGTCGATATCGGATCAACTGCGTTGACCCTGGCATCACTTTTCGGAGGAGGATCGCTGGTTTGGGGAGTTGCCGGGCAGCTTGTTCAGCCGCTTTTCAACAGGGGGACAGGCGCAGAGCAAGATGCCGCCAAAGCGGGATTTGATGCGGCCGCAGCAAACTATCGCCAGAGTGTGCTCAAGGGATTAAAGGAAGTTGCAGATGTTCTGACGGCTCTTGAAAACGATGCCCAAACCCTCTCTGCCTGCAGAGACGCCGATGAGGCAATACAGGCAGAGTTGCGCATCATGGAAAGTCGTTACAGGCTGGGGAGTGCATCTTTTCTTGAGATGTTACAGGCTCAAGATGAAGCGGAGCAGTATCGCATTGAGCTCATCAAGGCAGAGTCGCGTCGCTTGTCGGATACGGTGGCTTTTTATCAGGCTATGGGAGGAAGCGGAAAATAA